ggaccattaacgacttgccCACAAGTTTAGGGACAATACTATGTACACATCTGAGAATTTCGGTCGTTGTTATTTTTAGTTTCTGCAAGCTTAAAAAGACAATAAAAATGCAGGTATCTTCTGCTAAAGATCTGTATTTGGTATGAGCTCGAATCcattctggttttgtttttgttttctcttattGGGTAAAGCGTAAACAAGTTGGTCCCAAAACAGACGGGATGTCATGCGCAAACATCGATTTACAGTCATTTGAAGTTTAATATCTTCGCTCAGTAAGTCCTTGGGTATATCTTCAAGTAGAATTATAATCAAACGGTTTAGTTTTCCTGAAAGAGTTTGCGCATGGGCAACTTGAAATTCTAGAGAACACCACTCGTTTTGAAGGAAACTTTCACTCAGAAATATGATCGTTCTCTTGCTCGAGTTAATCGATTCCACAATAGTGGATGCGTTGGAGCTACCGATTGGAAAGTCACGATGACGAAAGCAGAGAACGTAAGGTGGCGCCCTTGCCTCTAGCCTGGCGCATACATCTTGGATAGCCTCTTTAATGTTGTCATCACTGTATGCAAGATATGCATCGTAAACGAATTCACCTTCGTTCTCACCTTCGTCATCTGCAAAGTGAATTCCAATACGAGTATACAATAGAACCCGAAGTAAATACCTGTAccttatgcatacaataatcactacaaaaatgataaaaacgGTGCAACAAATTGCAGCCAGCAACCCACCGTCCAAATTAGTCACtattttgatgatgacgtcacttCCATTCGTACATACAAAATCTTGATCGGGTACCTTGACGACAGGTTCCCAGACGTCTGTGGTTTCGTTTACAACACACTGAACGCTCTGGATGTCCTGTACGATACGGTAATTTGCTTGCATCCACTGTTTCAGCCACAACAGAGAACAGTTACAAATAAAAGGGTTGTCATGGATACGCAATGATTGCAGATCATCCGCAGAGTTGAACAATCCATCCGGAAGTGTTTGTAGATTATTGTCACTCAAGTCAATACGTTGTATTCTTTGACTTGACGTAAACAAATCATCTTCTACATATTCAAGTTTGTTATTATGCAGATCTATATCTAGCAATGACGTCATATTAATCATTTCACGACTTCTGAGTTCGTACAGTTGATTATTTTTAAGAGACATtgtttcaagatttgacaagtcgGAAAAAGTTCCCGGTTTAATTAAGGTCAGACTggtgttactcaaaataagcgTTTGCAAATGCCTGAGACCGGAAAAACTATCGTTAGGTAAATCATATCCCATTACAAAACAGCCAATGCACTCAAATATAACCATGGAAACTGGAAACGGGTGTGCATGCAAATTACTTACTGTGTTGATGCCATTACAAAGAATGAATAGTCCGTTGTCTATTGTTCTGTTGTAGCATTCACATTCTGGTATAACACAAGGATCAAGTGGGCACCAGAACTTATTCTTGTCAAGTTGCATTAACTTTGTACCTCTCACTAACGACGGTGTTTCGCATACGTATTCATTGACGTCATTTAATTGGATTggataataatattgtttcccGGTAACTCTCACTAGGTAAGCGAAATAACACTCACATTCGAATGGATTACCTGCCATAAAGAGAGAAATAGCTGATTCTCGGTTGATATCGACAATAAACCAATCCACAAATCCTTCTGGTACGTAGTTAAACTGATTAAACCGGAAGTCGACAGATATCAGTTTAGGAAGAGTTGATATAGCACCAAACTCCACATGTGATAATAAGTTGCACTTAAAATCAAGTGTTCGTAATAAT
This region of Asterias rubens chromosome 18, eAstRub1.3, whole genome shotgun sequence genomic DNA includes:
- the LOC117302679 gene encoding toll-like receptor 7 produces the protein MAKLISLYLNANNIYKLSNGTFQSCGRLKILNLSKNNISFIEGGTFSSMASLVDLDLQGNKLHHLEPGLFRGLTHLKYLNLSYNELESLPLGLFDDLTSLKELRLDYNSLLDFNQSPNIGTPMSELATLNISHNALEKITPFLLQMKMTNLVTVDFSYNRIKSLESGAVSSLPLLRTLDFKCNLLSHVEFGAISTLPKLISVDFRFNQFNYVPEGFVDWFIVDINRESAISLFMAGNPFECECYFAYLVRVTGKQYYYPIQLNDVNEYVCETPSLVRGTKLMQLDKNKFWCPLDPCVIPECECYNRTIDNGLFILCNGINTVSNLHAHPFPVSMVIFECIGCFVMGYDLPNDSFSGLRHLQTLILSNTSLTLIKPGTFSDLSNLETMSLKNNQLYELRSREMINMTSLLDIDLHNNKLEYVEDDLFTSSQRIQRIDLSDNNLQTLPDGLFNSADDLQSLRIHDNPFICNCSLLWLKQWMQANYRIVQDIQSVQCVVNETTDVWEPVVKVPDQDFVCTNGSDVIIKIVTNLDGGLLAAICCTVFIIFVVIIVCIRYRYLLRVLLYTRIGIHFADDEGENEGEFVYDAYLAYSDDNIKEAIQDVCARLEARAPPYVLCFRHRDFPIGSSNASTIVESINSSKRTIIFLSESFLQNEWCSLEFQVAHAQTLSGKLNRLIIILLEDIPKDLLSEDIKLQMTVNRCLRMTSRLFWDQLVYALPNKRKQKQNQNGFELIPNTDL